A portion of the Sphingobacterium spiritivorum genome contains these proteins:
- a CDS encoding type IV pilin protein, translating to MKIINQHKLKAYTLTEILVVLVIIGILILLALPNLLPLITKAKSTEAKMQLQHVQTLQQNYFYEKSKYSGNLEELGFVQEKLSTDGKDGKANYRIEIVKAEQNSFIAKATAVVDFDGDGTFNVWEIDQDKNLREVTPD from the coding sequence ATGAAGATTATTAACCAGCATAAATTAAAAGCATACACCCTGACAGAGATACTTGTTGTACTGGTAATTATAGGGATTTTGATCTTGCTGGCACTGCCTAATTTACTGCCATTGATTACAAAGGCCAAGAGTACGGAAGCTAAAATGCAATTACAGCATGTGCAGACCTTACAGCAAAATTATTTCTATGAGAAATCCAAATATAGTGGAAATCTGGAAGAGCTGGGATTTGTGCAGGAGAAGCTAAGTACGGACGGTAAGGACGGAAAGGCGAACTATCGCATTGAAATTGTCAAAGCAGAGCAAAACTCATTTATAGCAAAAGCTACTGCTGTAGTGGATTTTGATGGTGACGGTACGTTTAATGTGTGGGAGATCGATCAGGACAAAAATCTGCGGGAAGTAACTCCGGATTAG